From the genome of Solanum stenotomum isolate F172 chromosome 5, ASM1918654v1, whole genome shotgun sequence:
aaaccaCAACTATTTAAAACTTAAACCACTTGGAAAAGTCCAActtgtaattattatttatttcacactgcccaagaattttttttttaaatttcatactttattgagctttttcattttttttggataaggtTTACTTCTATTTCTATCAAATTTGGGTCGCCATACGTTGTCATTTTAAATAGTGTTTTTTGGTTTCCTTTTCgttcataattttaatttggaaTAATAAATCAACGACAAATCCGAGTTGATTAAACTACCTttgtttaaatatatttatttttgtcaattttttgcTTCATTCACAAGAAccctatatttaaatatatcaatCTTCTATATATTGTAGTTGGCAAGAATGTGCAAGTTTGACCATTTGACTTGAATATAGGCGGTGAATATAGCCGCGAGGGGTTAAAGACAATTGGCGAAATGAAAGTCACTCAAAAACAAAGAGCGATAACAAGGCagtatcaacatagatttaaagatattttatcCTATTTTTTCAGTTATTTGATTTAGTGGACTATAATAAACTACCGCGTTGTTGCACTATTAAGCATGTTCCTCTTGTTCGCAAAAATGGGATAGTGCAAAGGATGAACAAAAAGAGCATTGCTATGGATGTAGCAGTGATGAAGAAATTTGACATCTCCGACATAATTATTACATGTTCAAGATAATTGGATTAGTATGAactatattattgttattgttattgttgatttgtcatatatatatatatattattgaatgatcttttagcttgttttgttgttttagcttctccattaatcatattcatattactAAATCTGACGTTATGGTaacaaaacagagaaaaaaCCTCCTTCTTTTGATCAAATATCAATGCAATAGAACACCAAGCGTTTGGTAATTTATTAATAGCACGCATATAAGCCACAATTAATGAACATGATTGAGTTCATTGCCATGGACCTTCCTTCTAATCTAGGTTaggtcacaattttttttgtaatatttttaataactaTTTTTGGAGGCTTTTAGGatgtaaataattttaaatttcatattttattggTAAATAAGATTGTAGAAGTTTACATTTGGGTAGTTTTCACAAAACTTGTTGATCTATTTATTTTGCTAATTATGTTATTGATTACACCAAATTTAATAGTGATATTAATTAAACAACTGATGTTAAAGAGAGTACATACATTTCGTTTCGTGAATATGAACGAATGTTATTGAAGCGCGAATGGTTCAAGCTTACACGTATAGTCAATATGAGTAGTATATGAGTAATGCTCCTTCCCAAATACATTTCAattgcatgtgattataatttGGTAATACAATTCGTTATGGTACAAGTCAACcgtttatctatttattttgctAATTATAGTATTGATTATACCTAATTTATTGATAACATCTCATTTTAAATTCCCTAGTGATGTGAAAGAGAGTAAATATATTTGCTTTCGTCAATATGAACGAATGCTATTGCATCGCGAATAGTTAAAGCTTATACGATTAGTCTATATGTCACGAGTTCGAATCTAGGTTAGGTCGTCACcacgttttaattttttttttaaatctttctttatagatgaatttattatttcatatattAAATGAACAATGATACATTCATGATTTTCCGTTGATAAATGTAGGGTATTTATTACATTCTCTAAGCTATCAACCCCAATTTAACCTTTAAACTCATTGATGTTCATTAAAACGTGTCAAAATGTATTTATTATGCATTTATTAATGTCATTCAAAATGCATTTATTTATTCTACCCATAGCTTAAATATTGGAACTCaatgattataaattatttgaaaatggatGTTCATTGCATGTTGACTGTGGAGTTGTTACAAACTATACTTATATgttgattttataatttgaaaattagatTCAAACAACTCTTTATTGATATATACAAATAacataaaatctaaaatataCTAATATAATAAACTAAAACTTCACACTTAATATATTGTTCGAACTATATTATTGCAAGTATTTTTTTGTCATTAAATTAGCTTAGAAGATAAATCTTTCATTATAAAAACGGATGAAGTAATGAAAAGAGATGACGATGATGCTCCTCTCAAGTAGTAGCTTTTGGAACGAATGCCTAGACAATTACACAATCCGCTTCATTAAATTATCTGATTTTTGGAACAACTTCCAATACTCTGTCAGTACcattcattttcattcattgtTACACAGTGTAATTTGCCCGCAAAATAGTACATCACTACACGAAACGAAAAGTCACAATTTGTCACTACTTAAAAGGGTTTCAAACCCTTCATTTCACTATTACTGCCAAACACCgaaaaattcattttgaatttaaacttttttgaaTCTGAAAATCTGCCTTTAatcaaaaaaatgaagagagCGAAAATTTCACTGATGTGTGTTACATTTAATTTTGTTTCCGTTTGTATTCGACtgcttaatttgttttaatttacaGATGtgtgtttaatttaattatttttttcaagagaactatttaaaaaatataaatccaGATGCTGCCCTAAAACTAATTCACAAAGCTCCGAAAGGAGGACACGGCGCTGTAAAATATGCTTTTGGCATAATATCTATCTTCATAGGCAGTGTATATGAAGATCAAGGGGTAAAGACAATTGTAAATAAGATTGTAAAAGTTTATATTTAGATCTTCTTGacaaaacttgaagatttttGAGTATTACAAGTTGAATTCTTGTGATGAAAATAAACCTAAAGGATATAGTATTAAATGAGTTATATGTAAtgataaaagttataaaataaaaaatgatacattcatgattatatgaatTAAATAATGTAGGAATTTTATAACATTAAGTTATCTAGCCGAATTATTCCTCTGAATTCAATGATTTTCATTAAATGTGGTAAACTGTATTTATTTTGCATTTATTAATGTGataaaaaaatctcttttttttattcttcccATAGATCAGACCATGGAACTTAATGATCATTAAGAGTTCCGTATCATTAATTGAAAATGGATGTTCATTCCATGTGGATTGTGATTTTGTGATAGCACATcctataaaataatttgtagGGTTAAAAGAGATacttatatgtttattttgtattttagatACAAACAACTTCACACATAATATTTGTCATTGAATTAACTTAGAAGATAAATCTTTCAATAAAAGAGTCGGTCAATAAAAATATGACGTAATGAAAATAGAAGAGAGTAGCTTTTTGAAACGAATACCTAGACAGCTACTTCTCACAATCCCCTTCATTAAATGATCTGATTTATGGAACAACTTCTGAAGCATTCTCAATACCATTCATCTCAAATGataagtcacaactcttcaaacTTGAAACTCTTTGAATCCGAAAATCTAACTTGAGTGTTTGTCTTCCCCAAGTTAATAGCTTGTACATAAAGTTTCCACACACTTCCCAAAGACAGCTAGCTACTACTTCTACGAGAGAGTTGATATTCATTAAGAAGCGTAAATATAGTTCCTTTCGTAATTATAACGAATGATATTGCAGCGCGAATGGTTAAAGCAAGATTAAATGTTTAGTCAATTGGTCATGAGTTCGAGTCTAGGTTAGGTCCCcatatttatgttattatttttgtgtcGCTTCCCGTtcattctattttaattttctactcaaagtttttgattaaatttattatccatgaaattaataattaaaggTCTGAAATAACTTATAgcataataaattttgataatgcattaatttaattatattttaaattattaccTTCCAATAAAATTGATCTTAAAAAAGAAGAGTGTAAGAAATTCAACTTATCAAATCAAATCTTGTCGAAATTCTAGGTGTACTCAAGAACTTATCTTAgacttgaaaaaataataaaactattCCGTCGGTTCGCCTTTGTTATATTTACTACTACAAATTTTTGATATAAGAATAAGtttattttcaataatattaataacAAAAGGTCTGAAAAATTTTATATCATAgaatattttgatgattaaactaattaattaaattttatattcttacCTTCTGATAAAAGATCTTAATTAATGGATTTGCCTTACAAAGGAAGAGTGCAAGAAAATTCAACTAATCAATTCAAATCTTGTCGACTTTCTAGCCTCTAGGTGTACTCAAGTACTTCTTTTAGGCTTGAACAACTAATTCATTCCATCATTTCACGTTATTTACATTTTGatataagaataaaatttatatttcatgaaattagtattttaaacgcctcaaataattattacgtaacattgaaaatattaatgattaaattaattaatcgaactatattttcttaccttataaaaattagtcatttatattggtatgaaaatgttacttttttactttcttaccTTCTAAAAAACTTGTTCAATAAATGGATTAAAAAAGAAGAGTGAAAGAAAATTTAACTCATCAAATCATGTCTTTTCAACAAGTTGTAGGCATACTCAAGTAGTTTTAATTAGAGTGAACAACTACATTAATCTCGTCCATtcacaaattttatttctttttcttttatttttcgacTAACAATTGTTAGAGACCAATTATCTAGTGACAAATTTACTCGTatcaaataatcatttttgaacACACGTAACATCTTATATTCTTACATTCTAAAAAACTTGTTCAATAAATGGATTAaaaaagaagagtgaataaTCCCATTCATTCTCACATTTTGGTTCTTTATTATCTAGTGACAAATTTAatagtaaattttttaattttgtagtaaaaaatagataaataataaagaaatttcGTAGtaataaaattgtcatttttaCTCCTATGAAAAGATATTTTGAACACacataacattttattttcttacatcATAATAAACTTGATTAACAATTCATTTAtcatatattaaaaaagaaagggtGAAAGAAAATTCAACTCATCAAATCAACAGTTTTCAAGGAGTGGTAAGTATACTCAAGTAATTTTAATTAGATGAAGAGAAAAATTCCAGTCACACATTAGCGttccttctcttttattttcgaTAAACAAATATTTGGGAGCCAAACACGTCACTTTTGGCTCCAATCTTTTCACTATAAATCGAGACTCCCGGTAAATGTATTCCTCACACccaaaaccatttcaaaatataaatttatacttaCTTGAAAAAAGATGAGTTCTGAGAACTACGTAACTCCTTATAACAAAAGAAGGGCAATGTCATTCTCAACCTCTCCGGAGGTTGTGGAAAGGTTATATTACATAAAACGGGAGTCATACCAGAAAATGGAGGAGAAAATAGCAGAGTTCCTGAAGCGGCTGATCGAATGGAAGGGTAAGAGGTGGATCGAAATGATGTTTTTAATGGATGAACCACCCCTCACCCAAACTTTCGAGATATACAAGAAGGTGGTTGCTAAATCACCAAATGGTTTCGCTGTTGGCGCCAACGGAGTTTCTGAAATTACTCCATGAGTTGGAGAGGGAACTTCACTTGATGGTTGGTCCGAGGAAAAGAGGGCTTGCAAAAGGAACCTGGAGTTGTAGGTTTCACACAAGGACGTTGGATGAGGTCCTTTTAGctgtattttattttagttttttgttaTGTTTACTCCCATTGCATAATGCATGGGTtagtatgtaatttttttttgttttctatctATGATTATGAAAATAACCATTATCTACTTCTAGTGTTAGGTGTGTTTGCTAaatttactaataaaatttaacataGATCCATGTGAAAGTAAACAATGACGAACAAAATACCATTAAAAAACTAAGCTACAAAACGGATAAAAAgacataattaaatcataagCACTATTAGCCATCATAAAACCATGTAATTTCTTCATCAGCACTACAACCGTTACAATGGTCACCAAGCTCACCTTGATCATTATCTAAAACCACTTTGTGATAAGTTAATGGATGCTTATACGTGCAACAAGCACTGGGTTTTTCCATAAATAAACGATTCAAAACCCACGATACACTTGAGATTTGACATAGACTATCTCGACAATACATTGTTAATCATCCTTGGTGTTGCGTTAGTTTCATCTTCCCAATAGTGTTTATCCCATTTCGCCTAGCTTCACCGcctaagtatattttgagaaTACGGCAAAAGCGTATGATGCAGCGGGGTGACCGACTTTTGATGCTTTCTCTAGTAACGGTATTACACCATATGAATCTTCATAGCTGAAAAACTTCtaatatacaaacacatatccGTTAGTTCAGAACGAATTTAATGAGGAGGATGCATCAGAAAgtaatttaattattgttattaccACACCTTTTCTATACATGGCTTTTGTATTTCCACAATCAATGCACAAGTTCATGAAAGAATCGTATGTTTTGAATGTTATTAATGTTCGGCGCGTCAATATCTCAAGGGGAACATCGTGCAGAGAAAGTTTCTTGTAAAGCCACCATTCACTTCCTATTTGATTAAATAACTTGCaactgaaaaaaaatacataggTTATCAAACATGAATGTAAACAACTGATTTAGATTAAAATTTACATGCCTCAatcttaaatttaataaatcGTTGAATGAGTTGGAAGCAACCCTTTCTACAATTTCACCAAGAAAACCATTATCAAAGGATGAATAATCTACGCCATTATACCACCGCCTCGACCACCTCTACCAGCCCTTCGACCTACACCCCGTCTCCCACCACCCCTCCGATCTTGACTAGTCTCACCCACTTGATCTAAATGATAATATGTTCTATTCCACCTTCCACCACCTCTCCTACATCTATTAGTCGGAGGCCTTCCACGTGTTCGAACTTTCCTCGGGTTCCTAATGAATGTTACATCTTCTTCCGAGTCTGGATCACAAACGCTAGGGACTGCCATTTTGTCATTCCAATTACAATATGCATTGAAACGTCCTTtcaaaacatttttgaaatcCGCATATTTAGCGTTGTTGTCCAACACAACATCACAATTCCTATTATACCATTTCTTCAAGGAATTGTACTTCTTGGACTCGTCCGTCATTGATGGATAACCTCCTTGAAAGAATTTACCTATGTGTGGTCAAATTACGTCCCTTCTCCACCGGCGTAAAATATATCTGTCATGAAACATTTTAATTCTACAAGGAGACATAGTCTTTAAAATGTGGCAGTAAACAACACCTTCACTTTGAAAATTCTTGCAATTGCAATCCAAATATTGATTCCGTGGCCGATATTCCACAATGTAAACAAATCGATTTCCATGAAAATCATTAGCTATGGAATAATTTGTTACACTGTACTTCTCAACTCCCTCCACGACATTGAAGTCATGGTGTCTTTCAATTTCACAGTGGTACAACCGCTTCAAATGCTCTGCTGCAAAGGCATCATAAATAGGTCGAGTATAATGGGTTTGAAGCTGCAAATCCCAATCAAAACCACTACAAGGCGCTGCATGCTTTTTTCGTGAGTCAGCTTCTGCTTGAAGTTCCTTCTCATATTTAAATCGCAAGGCTAACTCATACTGCTTGACGAACTGCTTTAGAGAGCTTCGACCGGATATATAACCATCAAAAAATGCATGCATTGACTCACTTCTTTGGGTGGACATCATGTCAGCCCAAAAATAGTGTTTCAGGAAGACAGGGATCCATTTTTCCTTCTCCAAGTATAGATTATGAAACCATAATCTATGCTGAAGCTCGTATTTTTTAATAAAGCCAActtatttttcctcaaattcGTTGATAGTAATGCTATTatagattattgatttaaattcGGACTTCGCAATCTTAAAGTCCCACACACCCTTAAGCTTTGCAGGCAGCTTTGTCATAGTATGCCAAATACAATACCTATGAATGGTGTCTGGAAGTACCTCTGcaattttctcttctccttcctTCCGCCTCCTCCCTTCCTCTTCTCCGGCGAGCTCGAGCAGCACCCAGGCGAGCGAACTAGCAGCTCCAGCCGGTGACAGCAACTCCTCTAGCAGCTCCGGACAGCCACCAGGCGCGGAAATCAGCAGCAGCCGGTGGGAAACAGTAGCTGTACAGAGACGGCAAATAGCCGGCGAAAATCGCCAGCAACCGACGCCTCCAGCTCCTCCGAACAACCACCAAGCAGCAGCCAGCAGCCAACGCAAACAAACTCTGGTCAGCAGCGAGCAGCAACCAGGTGCACTCCAGCGACCGGCGAGAGTTCAGCAGCCATACAAGGCCATTGACGCCGgcgaacaacaacaacaatagccTCGCAGTCGCCACCTCCTCCGAGGAATCAAGCTCCGGCCAGCAGCTACAATAACAAGTAAGCGAGCTAAAAGCTCCAacaaatttctcaaattttagaTCTGTCTAGGTATGTCTCTTCTCACCGATTTGCTACTAGTCTTTGCATTTATTTGGAAAATGCTTAGTTTCATGATTAAGCTAAGTTATTACTGATTCattgttttttcatttaaaagtctGGGCATCTTTTGATATTTAGGCGCCTACAATTTGCTAACAAATGCTTCAATATTCTCATCACTATGCTCCTCTCTTCTTTTAAGTTATTATACATACTAGGCATAGAAGATAATTATCAACTGCTATTTGATTATCATCTTGCCCTTGCTGACTGTAAAACTACTATCATGTTAACATTTGATTACTCTATAATTGTGAGTTTACCCTTCTTGTATCATATAATTTGACCTTGTTTATCATTTCAGAGTTATAGTTTGATTGTGATTTAAATCAATTCGATGAATTGAACTACTGAATTTGCTTATGGTAATTGCATTCACCTTGATCGATTCATAATATTGGAATTACACCTACACTTAGCATATTTAAATTATTGGTTGAAATGCTCAATTTTTGGGAAATCCGTAGTCATTGGTATATCATTGTTGTATGCATATGAATTTGCAATCATACGGGACTGCTTTGCTGCTTAAATTGCACATGGTTACTGATAAAATGGTAATTATGTCTTTCCTTTTCAGTTGAGGTGGTTTTCCCTTAATTGTGATTAAAATATGCTAAAATTAGTATAGCCTGGAAAAATTCTTGAGCCGcgggattttttatttttttaaatatagttatCCTTTTTGGGACTGGtcttacttgtttattttttatttgattaatattaAGTGATTTGTCCTACCTTATTTAAGTCATAAAAGGATTTTTGACTTGAttatatttggtaaaaataataataataataattaaaatctgATTTGACTCTCTGTTTAAATAAGGAAAACTTTTTAATTGATTCTAAATTATTTCCTTTCCCTTAATTGCTGACCCCTCCTTGCCGTATAAATAGACCCATTCGCTCGTTCTTGAAGGGAGGACACACACTTTTACACCCTCTGACATACGGTGGAACACCTCTACACATTCCTACATTATTCTAACACACATTGCTCTTAGATTGCACATATATGAATACTAAAAAAGATATATTGCTCCCTACTCTTTAAAAGAATTAAGTTTTCCGATACACAAAAGCTCTTCTACACTTGCTATTTTGCTGTGTTCGGGTCGATTGTGGGATTAAGTGTGGATCTTCATTGCTGATTTCTTGTACTGCATAACTGGTTAGTATCATTTATACATGTTTAATTCCTGTTCTGCATCATCTTAGCTATCTTGAGTCCCAAATtggatattaataaatataaggAAGCATTCGGGTTAGTTCTCTTCTCCCCTTTATATGTGATGTATGTGCATGATGGCATATTCAATGTTTGCTGCTTATTTGAATAATTCGATGCTTGAGTTAATACGACTATGTCGTTTGCCCGTCTTCATTCAAATGAATAATGTTAAGTACCCCTTATATTGCTTTCTTTTGTTTAGCGGGGGTTTTGAACATTGAAGTTCAAGTGTTGAAGAGTCGCCTAAGATGGTTTCCAGAcaagatttaattttatttattatagttGTATTGCCTCAATTTTATTTTGGTATTGTAATAGTTTTATAACTCTAACTCTctctatataataaatatttgggGATCGCCTAAGGGGGGAGGGGGATTATATGCTACGTGTTTATTCTATCGTTACTCGTTTAGAAAGCATGCCTATAGGATGGTGATTATTTGATAATTTGTAACATTGCCTTAGatctaattaaaataaaataaaatatgctaTTGTCATTAATCATCTATTTAATcctttaatcaatttaaaagtggatcggtttttttattattattatttgcttATTATAATGTGTTGGGAGTAGCATTAACCACCTTCAtaatattttaacaaataagtgatatattttctctttgtttCATGTAATTCAACTAAAGCTCCCTTTatataataaatgaataaattttgattattgtcataatatgtttatattattttgtcatCTTGAATATCGTGCCTATAGGTTTGATAACATTTTCAGCATattcacacttagaaatcatgcctataggACATAATTAATAAGTTGAGAGGTCAATCAACTTATTAAAGGATAAAAAGAGTAAATTTctgtttaaaattataatttgcttCCTAGATTGAATTTGGCTTAAATCAATTAGGTTCTACTCTGTTTTGCTACTAAAAAAGAGATACTAATAATTCATTCTGATCTGCTACATGCtttgtaaaatatataaatatatatatttcttgtattttgtgATCTATTTGTTAATCACCTAAATTAACGAATAATTATATTCTACATGTCTTTAAaaaatctattatttttttttatttgctgacataattaaatcatgtctgaattaattattttccgCATCTGTAACATATTTTTCCACGTAAATAAATTAAGTCATAAACTATTTCCAGCATGTTAAAATTGCTTAAAATCATTTTGTATCCGATTAGTTGTTATTCAAAAAGAGTATTTTCTACATTCAAACAATGCTCTGTCATTAAATCAATTGATAATCTATTTTCTGCaagtttttccttaaaattatcattttaaaatgttGTTCTGACTCAAAATCTGCTAAAGCTACAATAGTATTTCTGCCATTTTAAAATCTGttaataaactaaaatttgTTATTGTGATAAACGCTTCCGCTATCAGTTAATAACCAAGTCTATATCATGTCATAATTTTCTGCCTCTTTTAAAATTAATCGATTTTATGTATGCTTGTATGTTCACGCACTTAGCATGAAATCCTTTCACCATTACTTGTGTTTGCCGGCATGCTTAATAAAATTTAGAGGCCTATATGAGACTTTTGTGTTAAATTCTCGTCCAAggtgtttgacttggtgtctatGCGGACCTATTAggagttttcttttgtctaaATCCATCCTAATAGTAGTctaatgcctcttggaccttaagtGGGGACGCTAGGCACCTTTTAGAGACGAAAAGCATGCagtggtggggtaggggtagtttaggccctatggatgatgacatcgactcggtctaaatgacaaaccttggttttgtctgtccctacgagAAACCGACCGAAACAAAGAaaagtcgagtgctgatccTAAAGTCTTTtagagtctccctttccttttctccctttacttgttataattaattggggtagtttaataaataaaaattgtttattcTATCTAATTGTGCAAATTTCTATCCCCTTGCTcatctctttatttattgtgtaatatttatttattatgttatcacctagtttttgcatgtttaattaattaaaatgaataattaaaatggctttaattgtttaatattatttatcactTACTAACcatgctaattaaataaataataaatgaagtgaccttaactgctacttgtaacccccacataaattgcatgatATACGatcgggacccacatttgtggacctcgagggatgcctaacaccttcccctcgaggtaatttgaacccttaccctgatctttggttcgttgaccttagttAGAATTagctaggttagataggtgtcctaacgcgccttaattcgttaggtggtgACTCTTCAATCacccaaagcccaaaagagcTGTTAGGTCGTGCACCGAAATTCGTTTTGAGAAAAACGAGGCGCGACACTCTCTTTTTTGAAGTCTTTTTAAGAACTCCAAATCCATTTAAACGACTATGTTCTTAATAAAAAGCAAAAAGAGATTCTACACTACAATAGACCATATCTACAAGAGGGCCTTCCATATATTGTTGGTTTGAAAAATTATCATCATTGGCTGAATCTGTCTGTTCATCacattcttcttcaacttcataTTCCTCTCTGTCACTAACACTTATTGATTCCTCTTGCTCCGGTTgattcatttcttcaaagagcTTGTTAATAACATCTTTATCATCACTATGCAAATAATGTTCTGGCCCATCGTATGCATCATCGGAATCTTCATGATGTTCATCATTTTGGGACAACAAACTATCATCCTCATCTAACCTCAAAACATTATTCAATACATCGTTTAATTGGCTATTCTGACTAGTCGATtccattttattaaaattatataaatccaacaacaaaataaattcttgatcaacaaattaaaataagaaggGATGAGAGTGAAG
Proteins encoded in this window:
- the LOC125863839 gene encoding protein FAR-RED IMPAIRED RESPONSE 1-like, encoding MHAFFDGYISGRSSLKQFVKQYELALRFKYEKELQAEADSRKKHAAPCSGFDWDLQLQTHYTRPIYDAFAAEHLKRLYHCEIERHHDFNVVEGVEKYSVTNYSIANDFHGNRFVYIVEYRPRNQYLDCNCKNFQSEGVVYCHILKTMSPCRIKMFHDRYILRRWRRDVI